Within Fusarium keratoplasticum isolate Fu6.1 chromosome 8, whole genome shotgun sequence, the genomic segment TCTTGCTCGACTGGGGACTACTTgactcgatgatgatggcgtgcTTCCCAGATGTCGCGACAAAATAGGTTCCCACGAAGAGCGGATGTTGCGAATGATCATAGCCCCCTTGGTGAACAACGAatcctcatccatcatcgctCTCAGGGGGTATATCGTATCCAATCGCGTGAACAATTCGATGACCTGGTCGAGCAGCACGAGCAAGTCGGCGGTGTTTCGAACTAGATCCTTGTCCCAGGCAGGATCTTCTGAGGTTGTGAGCCGGTATAGGGCAACTTGAATCTGCGAGAGCTGTATATAGAGGGCAAAGGGAGCGCCTGGTAGGTCTTCAGGCGGTATGCTAAAGAAGACATCGTACCATGCCCTGATTGCCTTGAGGCATGAGTACATGCTTTCAATGCGTTGATTCATGGGAATGGTCTGCATGAAGAGTCCGACCGAATTGACCAGCACCTCGGTCGCCAACGAATGGGCCTCGAGCACTTCTTCTTTCTGTTAGTACACCTCGCTAACAAGTTGCAGATATCACATACTGTTCGGAGCTGGGCTTGGTGACAACCCGTCACGGATCTCCTGTAGCCTATTAAGGAGGCCCTTTCTAAAGACATATGTGGGCGCCTGACTTGACTCGCCCATGACATCGCGAACCAAAAGCTTCTGTGCCTCGTCGGCAACGAGCTGGTATCTGATAAAGGCGACCAGCACCTCGTCAGAAGGATGctccttttccctctctaGGTTTATGAGGCAGTCCTCCATGTGCGGACTCCAGCGGAGGGTGTCCATCTTGCCGACAAAGGAGGATATTCTGGCCAAGTCAGTAACGGGCCGAGAGTTAAGAGAACGTGAGACTTACACTGAGGTCAGAAACCAGAGCGACACGACCGTCCTCCGCTCTTCCGGGGTTCGGAGCCGGGGCGGAGGAGGCCGGCCTCCCCACATTTTGAAGCAGATTGTAAAGTACTGCTCCTCAATCGGGGCCTTCATCAAGCTGAGGTCATAAACCAATGTGACAGCTAGCTGGCAGAatgtgatgatgaagggtCTTGCGCCAGGCCCAGAGACTAGCGTAGCCCTGCTTAATGTTAGAGCTCATCCTAAAAGACGGAGCTATCAGTTCAACTTGCCAAGCAATGTAACAAACAAGTCCCAGAAGAACATCCATGCTCCTCTCATGGTCAACGATGACCCTTTGAGCGGCCTCTTGACGAACAcgctccttcatcttcactTGCTGAGGGTGGGacgtggtggtgatgttcaTGATGCACAGCCATAGAAAGGGCTTCTCTTTGCGGAGGTTCTCGGCCGTCTGATCTTTAGGCAAGACCATAAAGGGAAATCTCGGTAGCCAAGATCGAAACTTGTCTAGATaggcctctgcctctgccggTGTCGGTTCCGGAAGCAGGTAGCTGTCATCGCTGGGAAGCGGTGCCGACTCCATCGGAGTTTCTATTGAGCTAGCAGTCCCGAAAGCATGGGGCATGCTCGAAAAGTTGTCCGAGGATGAAGTGGCAGCAGTCGCTAGCGAGTCTAAACGGCTGGGGGTGTGAAGTACAGACGAGGGACAGTAGGAGTTGGGAGGAGGATGTGTCGCAGTAGAGCCAGGAGTAGTGGTAGGGGGGGTTTGTGGATGGGCACCATTGGCAGACTGAGTTGCACGTAAGATGGAgacgagatcatcgagcttctcctcgagctgTGCCGTTCTCGAAGACGTCGTCTTTTTGGCAACTCTTCTTCGTGAAGTTGTCATTGGTTGGCACGACTTGCCTAGACGAAAGCACCGTTCGCAGTTTTGACCTCCAGGCCTCAGGATACACTTGCACTTGGCCCTCTGACAGGCTGTACAGGCTCGACCGTACCCAGCTGGAGTGCCAGCAGCGGCCACATCAGGTGGTGCCATGGTTTGGGATAGACGGACGCCAAGTCCGGTCGCACGATAGGGCTGAACGGGATTTCACAATGCTTGTTTCTGTTTTTTTGGGGCGGGACAGGACGTTTTCTGGTAAAGTCCGCGCATGCATCTCCTGGCTTCGTCTGGCAAAAAGAGGTTCGGAGTTGGGAATGCTTGGGGGTGTGATGAAAGCCGATCGATCGAGTTGTTGCGTTGGGAGACGTGAGTGTTTTGGTATGTGTCGGATTTCGGATTTCAGTTAACTCCGGGGAGCGATTATCTCCAAGCGAATGCGAGCAATTGTCCCGCTCTGACACGCGTGTTGGTTGCTAGATCTAGATTGGGCACAGACTGCGAGAAGGATTCATAAACAAGGGGTTTTAAGTGGTCGTTCGacctggagatggtggaCAATGGAATGGACGGTTGTTTGGGTTGTCGGACAGCTTTTAAAGCCAACTCCGTGCCATGGGTCAACCAGGCAGAAAGATTTCCAACTGAGCGCCAGCAACAAGGTATCATTTTACAAACACATTCATAAAAACGATGGCCAGGGTGATGTTTTGTGATCGGAAAGTCTATCAGTCCGAGGTGAGTGAGATAGGGGTCGCTCGCCATTGAAGCTTGCGCGTATCATACGACCAACACGagtgttgatgttgaaggtcAAGTGAGGACATCCCTTTGTCGGATAATTTGCCATCTTAGCCTAGAATTGGCTTGATCTATTCCTGAAACTTACTAGCAAAGGCTGGACTATCGAGAACCTGAATCCCGATCCAAAGCGTGGCCCTGGGTGGATTGTATGGCGCTCGCGACACGTGGAGTGCGATTGGGAGGGAGCCCACAGTGAGCTGGAACCCTGCCATCCACTTCGACATTCATAGtcagcaacatcaacagAACGAGAAATTGGTAGATAAGTTTTAATATAACACCAGGTGAGAGCCTAATACAAAACTACTGCATTGAATATACCCATGTCTTTCATAATATCAAAAACCCAAGTTTGTGACTTCAATTGCAATGCAagcccatcttcatcttcccttATTGGGCAAACACATGGCTCAAACGGCCTCCCATTGGCTGCAGACCGTTAGTACCTGGCACCAATGAAAGCCGGTGTTTCCCGCTCGTTTCAATCGCCAACTCAATTCAACTCCATTCACGTCACAAGCCAAAAGACACAATCTCCAACTTTCCATCTTCACTGCAGTCACCAGCCATGGCCGCTCCAACCGTCGCCGCAGCAGAGATGCTCCCTCGCTTCCTTCTCCCGCGCCTCAGCTGGGGTCCTCCGTCGCAAGTTGTACGCCCCTTGGTCTCGAGTCACCAGCGACGCTCCTTTGCCTCCTTCCAGACTGGTTCTGCTGTCCCTCGATGCTGCGCTCGCCGTGCCGAGAGCCCGATCCTTAAGAGAGCGTTCCATGCAACAGCCGTACGACAGCGGGATCATCACTTTGACACACTCAAGTTTGTCAAGCGGTTACAGAGCGAGGGGTTCACCGAGGAGCAGTcagtggccatgatgaaggtcTTGAATGACGTTATAGAGGAGAGGTATATTACACCAGAGCATTTCAGTCTGCGCCATTGCTGACTTCATCTGCAGCATCCAGAATCTCACCCGTACAATGGTCCTCCGCGAAGACGCCGCCAAAGCAACCTACACCCAGAAagtcgactttgccaagctgcGCTCCGAGCTCCTCTCGGCCGACAGCACCGAGTCCAACACGACGCGCACAGCGCACGAGCGCCTGACAAACGACATCGCCAAGCTCAGCAGCCGCCTGCGCGACGAGATCAGCCGCACCCAGGCCAGCGTGCGCCTTGACCTTAACCTGGAGAAGGGCCGCATCCGCGAGGAGGCCGTCGGGCAGGagctcaagatcaaggagaccGAGACAAAGATTGAGCAGGAGGTTGCGGCGCTGAGGGAAAAGTTGGAGCAGGTCAAGTTCCAGACGCTGCAGTGGTTGATGGGCGTGTGCACCGGTTTCGCGGCGCTGTTGCTGGGTGCTTGGAGATTGCTCATGTAAAGAGCGGCGTCAGGGGTAAGAGTCATGGTGTGGAGAGGATATCGAGTGTCAGCCCGTCACCTATACGGCATAGATTTTCTAGAGTCATGAGTTTGAAAACAAAATAGTATATAGCCATGTATGTTCCGGTTATGGGAGCTTGTTCTTAGCTCACAATGGGTATATCACAAGATTGAACATCTGCCCAGTTACGCAGTCGGTAAAGCAGGAACCCGCGGGGTCCCGAGTCGATAGCGCTTCCGTCTAAGCCGGCAAGTCATCGCGGAGTTGACAACTCCGGAACTTGTTCTACCTCCGCAGGTTAGGTAGGAAACAATGGTTCAATCCCCCTAAAACACTTCCCATCAGGCATCAATAGTTCAGCCTCTCTCACCGCGCCTTCTGACGATCTGTCAAACCCCACCCCCGCCCCCACGTCCACCCCGCCATATCGACAGCTCCCCGGGCGGTACGGATAGATAAGGTCACATTGCATCTCATCTTGATTCGGATCCCGACCTTTTCTATCATTCTCTATACATAGAGAGTTACCAGAGTACGAACTGTGAAGCCATAGAGATAGCCCATACCCGATCAATCTCTGTTCTGCCAAGCCCATTTCCCACCTTGAGCCCCCACGATAGCTTCCCCAGCCCAATCCTCACCTCACAATGGCAGTCAAGCCCAAGGTTCTTCTGCTAGGCGGTATCGAGCAGTAAGTACCCCAGAAGTTACAGCACTCCTATAAGCCCCTATGATTACTCAAAAAGGAAGTCACTGCTAACTCGCCCAGTGCTTACGAAGCCTGGGATTCACTAGCCTCCATTGCggacatcatcaagcccaagtcgGCCGACCGAGCTGCCTTTCTAGAAGAGTCCAAGTCCGGGGCTTTCGATGGAGTTGTTGCTGTTTATCGAAACTTTACGTCTGTGAGCACTACTGGTCTTGTTAACGAAGAGCTGCTTGATGCTCTTCCTGATACGCTCAAGTTTATCTGCCATAATGGTGAGGCTCCTGGTTCTCAGGCCTGATTCGCATATACGCCCTTCCATTTTATATGTTACATCCCCCTTTTAGACTTGCTATATCCCTTCTGTCAGGATTCATACAAACTCGAGTCCCATCACTAACTTCCCAGGTGCTGGTTATGACCAAATCGACGTGGCCGCCTGCACAGCCCACAACATCCGCGTCTCAAACACACCCACGGCAGTAGACGATGCCACGGCAGACATTACCATCTGGCTACTTATAGGAGCTCTCCGAAACCTCTCCAGTTCCGTCCTTTCCCTCCGCGCTGGAAAGTGGCGTGgaagccctcctcccccaTTGGGCCACGACCCCGAGGGCAAGGTGCTTGGTATTCTAGGCATGGGCGGCATTGGTCGCAATGTTGCCCGCAAGGCTCGTGCCTTTGGTATGAATATTCGATATCATAACCGCCAGCAGCTCTCCCCTGAGTTGGAGGAGGGTGCTGAGTATGTCGACTTTGAGACACTGCTGAAGGAGAGTGATGTCCTGAGTCTGAACTTGCCTCTCAATGTAAGTCACAACACCACAACTACATCACTCTCTGATCTTACACAAATTTAGCCTAGGACCCGACACACAATTGCAAAGCCCCAATTCGACATTATGAAGCccggcatcgtcatcatcaacacagcCCGCGGCGCAGTCATGGACGAGGCTGCACTTGTAGACGCCCTCGCATCCGGCCAGGTCGCCAGCGTGGGCTTGGATGTGTTTGAGAAAGAACCTGAGATTCACCCTGGGTTGCTGGCGAATGAGAATGTGCTGCTGGTTCCGCACATGGGCACCTATACCATCGAGACGGAGAAGGGCATGGAGGAATGGGCCATTGACAATGTTCGGCTGGCAATTACCGAGGGGAAACTCAAGAGTATTGTCATTGAGCAAAAGAACTTGCAGTAAAGTTGGAATTGTTCAAATAGATTGGGATGGAGTGGCTTCTAGACATGGTAGCAATAGAAAGAACACAAGTTCACCAAGAGACAGTagcctcaacaccatcattTCCCTGGCAAAGTTCAAGTCATTGCATCATAGAAGCAGTAGTCAAAGTATTGTTGAGAAGAATTTCTTTTGAAGTTCTACTCTGTCCTGGCCACGGTTGACGGGCCCTATCTCGagtcatcatctccttccaTCTCTATGGGGAGGTCTCGTCGTGGATCACGAGGATCCTTTCATCCATTCATCATCCGTTTTTTATATCTCGAAGGGGGGAATCATATGATTAGCAAAAAAGCCAACGCCATTTTGTTGAAAAAGCAAGATTTTTTGCCCCTCCCTGCACCCTGCGAAGAAATCTCCTCTTCACGATGGAAAGAGAAGCATCCCGAATAAGCAGaaacaaagaagagaagaggaaaaaatCAAAAAACTGCAGATGTCCTTGTAACTCTCCCAGCCCATATGCCATGCAAGTTCATGCTGTTGAAACCAGAATTTTGCCAGTTGTCGTGTCGATAGAAGAGGGAAAGTTCGTTACACGTAGGAGTCCAGTTGAAGGATCCTTGGGTATGATTACATCCGCTTAGTAGCGGTAGATGTCGGCCTTGAAGGGACCCTCGCGGGTCAGGCCGAGGTAGTCAGCCTGGACCTGGGTGAGGGTGCTGAGCTCAGCCTGGCAGTGGTCCAGGTGGAGACGggcaacctcctcgtcgaggatcttggggaGGACGTAGACGCCGACGTCGAGCTTGCCAGTCTTGGCGAACTCGACGTACTTCTCACCCCAAGCCTTGTCGCTGGCCTTGAACAGCATGATCTGGGCAAGGACCTGGTTGGTGAAAGAGCAGGACATGACGAAGGAGGAGTGGCCGGTGGCACAGCCAAGGTTGACCAGGCGgccctcggcgaggaggatgatgtgGCGGCCGCTGGGCATGAGGAAGCGGTCAACCTGGGGCTTGATGTTCTGGACGGAGGTggcgttggccttgagccagGCAACGTCAATCTCGATATCGAAGTGGCCAATGTCTGGGAGATGTTAGATGATGAGCTCAATATGAGGTTTCGGGAAACTTACTGCAGACAATGGCGTCGTTGGGCATGGCCTCGAAGTGAGCACCAGTGAGAATGTCACGGCAGCCAGTGGTGGTGACGAAGATCTGACcaatcttggcagccttctccatGGTGGTGACCTGGTAGCCGGCCATAGCGGCCTGGAGGGCGTTGATGGGATCAATCTCAGTGACGAGGACGCGGGCACCCATGCCGTGGAGGGCCATGGCGCAGCCCTTGCCGACATC encodes:
- a CDS encoding Adenosylhomocysteinase is translated as MSAPAHKFKVADLSLAAFGRKEIELAENEMPGLMQTRAKYAADQPLAGARIAGCLHMTIQTAVLIETLTALGAEVTWTSCNIFSTQDHAAAAIAAAGVPVFAWKGETEEEYNWCLEQQLLAFKDDKKLNLILDDGGDLTTLVHNKYPEMLKDCYGVSEETTTGVHHLYRMLKESKLLVPAINVNDSVTKSKFDNLYGCRESLVDGIKRATDVMIAGKVAVVAGFGDVGKGCAMALHGMGARVLVTEIDPINALQAAMAGYQVTTMEKAAKIGQIFVTTTGCRDILTGAHFEAMPNDAIVCNIGHFDIEIDVAWLKANATSVQNIKPQVDRFLMPSGRHIILLAEGRLVNLGCATGHSSFVMSCSFTNQVLAQIMLFKASDKAWGEKYVEFAKTGKLDVGVYVLPKILDEEVARLHLDHCQAELSTLTQVQADYLGLTREGPFKADIYRY